One Salarias fasciatus chromosome 22, fSalaFa1.1, whole genome shotgun sequence DNA segment encodes these proteins:
- the rrm2b gene encoding ribonucleoside-diphosphate reductase subunit M2 B, translating into MSPTVKKVPQMDAITQSSDDHNLSNGFKDRDADSSNGCETEEEPLLRENPRRFVIFPIQYHDIWKMYKQAQASFWTVEEVDLSKDLLHWDRLKPEEKHFISHVLAFFAASDGIVNENLVQRFSQEVQLPEARSFYSFQILIESVHSEMYSVLINTYIRDLKERDYLFNAIQNMPCVRRKADWALQWINDSKSTFGERIVAFAAVEGIFFSGSFAAIYWLKKRGLMPGLTYSNELISRDEGLHCDFACLLYRYLLKKPSKDRVKDIITKAVDIEQEFLTEALPVDLIGINSCLMKQYIEFVADRLLTELGLDKVYQAENPFDFMESISLEGKTNFFEKRVAEYQRLGVMSNMMGGEFTLDADF; encoded by the exons ATGTCTCCGACGGTGAAGAAGGTTCCACAAATGGACGCAATAACTCAGTCATCCGACGACCATAACCTATCA AACGGGTTCAAAGACAGAGATGCAGATTCTTCAAATGGCTGTGAGACAGAGGAGGAACCTTTGCTTCGAGAAAACCCCAGACGGTTTGTGATCTTCCCCATCCAGTACCATGACATCTGGAAGATGTATAAGCAGGCCCAGGCCTCCTTCTGGACAGTGGAGGAG gttGATCTCTCCAAAGACTTGTTACACTGGGACCGTTTGAAGCcagaggaaaaacatttcatctcTCACGTCCTGGCTTTCTTTGCTGCCAGTGATGGCATTGTCAACGAGAACCTG GTGCAGAGGTTCAGCCAGGAGGTACAACTCCCTGAAGCGCGCTCCTTCTACAGCTTCCAGATCCTCATTGAGTCGGTTCACTCAGAGATGTACAGTGTGCTCATCAACACCTATATCAGGGACCTCAAGGAGAG GGATTATTTGTTCAACGCCATTCAGAACATGCCTTGTGTGAGACGAAAAGCCGATTGGGCCCTGCAGTGGATAAATGACAGCAAATCCACCTTTG GAGAGCGAATCGTGGCTTTTGCAGCTGTGGAGGGGATCTTCTTCTCCGGCTCATTTGCTGCCATCTATTGGCTCAAGAAGAGAGGCCTCATGCCCGGTCTCACTTACTCCAATGAGCTAATTAGCAGGGACGAG GGTCTGCACTGTGACTTTGCCTGCCTGCTGTACAGATACCTGTTAAAAAAGCCCTCAAAAGACAGAGTCAAGGACATCATCACGAAAGCTGTTGACATTGAGCAG gaGTTCTTGACAGAGGCCTTGCCCGTTGATCTCATCGGGATCAACAGTTGTCTCATGAAGCAGTACATCGAGTTTGTGGCCGACAGACTTCTCACTGAACTCGGACTGGACAAG GTTTACCAAGCTGAAAACCCATTCGACTTCATGGAGTCCATTTCTCTGGAGGGAAAGACCAACTTCTTTGAGAAAAGAGTCGCAGAGTATCAAAGACTTGGAGTCATGTCGAACATGATGGGCGGTGAATTCACTCTGGATGCAGACTTTTAA
- the LOC115409602 gene encoding nuclear transport factor 2-like, which produces MSDQEKMLVSLAESFVQEYYNQFDNTNRMGLSNLYSFDACLTWEGSPFQGKEAIAGKLVNLPFKRIKHIITKQDFQPTVDGCVLIMVFGQLQIDDERPMPFHQVFMLKFQNGGWACTNDVFRLGLHNIPV; this is translated from the exons ATGTCTGACCAGGAAAAAATGCTAGTAAGCCTTGCCGAGAGCTTCGTTCAGGAGTATTATAACCAGTTTGACAACACCAACCGGATGGGACTGAGTAACCTTTAT tcATTTGATGCTTGTTTGACATGGGAGGGATCACCTTTTCAAGGAAAGGAAGCCATCGCTGGCAAACTAGTA AACCTGCCTTTCAAACGTATTAAGCACATTATCACAAAGCAAGACTTTCAACCAACAGTCGACGGTTGTGTCCTCATCATGGTTTTTGGGCAACTACAG ATAGATGACGAACGGCCGATGCCTTTCCATCAAGTGTTCATGCTGAAGTTTCAGAATGGTGGGTGGGCGTGCACAAATGATGTGTTTCGGCTGGGGCTACACAACATTCCTGTGTAG